Proteins found in one Quercus robur chromosome 2, dhQueRobu3.1, whole genome shotgun sequence genomic segment:
- the LOC126712323 gene encoding uncharacterized protein LOC126712323: MLRRRLCSLLSSSILIPSFKPNPTLQPLRFIQCQCPILTPKVPVAFEGIRAYSLLSLNDLRDKVPRKQKTRKGRGIGSGKGKTAGRGHKGQRARGSGKLGFEGGQTPLRRRLPKRGFKNPFSLTFQPVGLGKIAKLINAGKIDSSELITMKTLKDTGAIGKQIKDGVRLMGRGAEQIKWPIHLEISRVTVRAKEAVEAAGGSVRRVYYNKLGFRALLKPEWFEKKGRLLPKAARPPPKQRDKVDSIGRLPAPTKPIPFSVEEKEEASSSSA, translated from the exons atgctGAGAAGAAGACTTTGTTCCCTCCTCTCCAGCTCAATCCTGATCCCatcgttcaaacccaaccccaCACTCCAACCTCTACGCTTTATACAATGCCAATGCCCCATATTGACACCAAAAGTTCCTGTGGCTTTTGAAGGCATTCGAGCGTACAGCCTTTTGAGTCTGAACGATTTGAGGGACAAAGTGCCGAGGAAGCAGAAGACGAGGAAGGGAAGAGGGATTGGGTCAGGGAAAGGCAAGACCGCTGGGAGGGGTCACAAGGGTCAGAGAGCCAGAGGCTCGGGAAAGCTCGGCTTCGAAGGTGGTCAGACCCCACTTCGTCGTCGCTTGCCCAAGCGTGGTTTCAAAAACCCTTTTAGTCTCACTTTCCAG CCAGTAGGCTTGGGAAAAATTGCCAAACTTATAAATGCTGGGAAGATTGATTCTTCTGAATTGATTACAATGAAAACACTAAAG GATACAGGGGCAATAGGGAAGCAGATAAAAGATGGAGTAAGATTGATGGGACGTGGTGCTGAACAAATAAAGTGGCCAATTCATCTGGAG ATTTCAAGGGTCACAGTTAGGGCAAAGGAAGCAGTTGAAGCTGCTGGTGGGTCTGTCAGAAGAGTGTATTACAACAAATTGGGCTTCCGAGCACTGCTCAAGCCTGAGTGGTTTGAAAAGAAAGGCAGGTTGTTGCCAAAAGCAGCTAGGCCTCCCCCAAAACAAAGGGATAAAGTTGATAGCATTGGCCGATTGCCAGCCCCAACCAAACCTATACCATTTTCAGTTGAAGAAAAGGAGGAAGCCTCCAGTTCATCTGCTTAA